The sequence GGCGTGCTCCTCGACGCTGCTCGCCACGGCGTCGGCGAGCAGCGTGTTGCCGCGCACGATCCCGACACCGGTCTCGTCGCACGAGGTCTCGATGCCGAGCACGAGCGGTCCGTCAGTCATCGCCGTCATTCTCCAGTCCTCGCTCCAGGACGAGGGCGGTGACCCCGTCGCGGTAGTAGCGCGGCCGTCGCGCGATCTCGACGAACCCCTGCGCGTCGTAGAACCCCCGACCCTGGTCGTTGTCCTCACGGACCTCCAACAGCATCCGCCGGGCCCCGTCGGGCACGGCCAGCCCGATCGCGTCCTCGAGCAGGGCGCTGCCGATGCCGAGCCGACGGTCACCGGGCTGCACCACGATCCGCTGCAGCTCGGCGACGTCGTCGACCACGCTGACGGCGATGTAGCCCACGACGCCGTCCTCGTGCTCGGCGACACGGAACCGGGTCGTCGGCCACCCGCCGGCCACTCCGTCGGTGACCATCGCCCGGGACCACGCACTGACCGGGAACGCGTGCTCCTCCAGGGCGGCGACCGGTTCGACGTCGCCGCCGCTGGCCGCACGGACCGCGAGGTTCACGACACCTGCTTGGGCGGCCGCGGCGCGGCCGTGTCGGGCCGGCGGAGGTAGAGCGGCTCGGGGTCGGTGAGCGGCGCGCGCTCCTCGGCGACGGTGCGCGCCAGCCACCCGGCGCTGGGCCGCAGCGGCTCG comes from Nocardioides panacisoli and encodes:
- the rimI gene encoding ribosomal protein S18-alanine N-acetyltransferase, producing MNLAVRAASGGDVEPVAALEEHAFPVSAWSRAMVTDGVAGGWPTTRFRVAEHEDGVVGYIAVSVVDDVAELQRIVVQPGDRRLGIGSALLEDAIGLAVPDGARRMLLEVREDNDQGRGFYDAQGFVEIARRPRYYRDGVTALVLERGLENDGDD